The following proteins come from a genomic window of Musa acuminata AAA Group cultivar baxijiao chromosome BXJ1-7, Cavendish_Baxijiao_AAA, whole genome shotgun sequence:
- the LOC135678665 gene encoding general transcription and DNA repair factor IIH subunit TFB4-like isoform X1 has translation MNAASAPSKLYSDDVSLIVVLLDANPFFWASSAAAAGDSASSHHPTTTLPFSKLLNHVIPLLNSLLLLNQLNQVVLVATGVNSCGYIYDSGDGGGGSACGSVPAICSEILRRLEEFVVKDRLQGKSPDMVVATGVSSLLSGSLSLALCYIQRVFRSRARHPQPRILCLQGSPDGPEQYVAVMNAIFSAQRSMIPIDSCVMGVQHSAFLQQASYITGGVYLKPQQLDGLFQYLSAVFATDLQSRNFLQLPKPAGVDFRASCFCHKKTIDMGYVCSVCLSIFCKHHKKCSTCGSDFSQGPTDANASSDRKRKTSEVQP, from the exons ATGAACGCCGCTTCTGCTCCTTCCAAGCTCTATTCTG ATGACGTCAGTCTCATCGTCGTCCTCCTCGATGCTAACCCCTTCTTCTGGGCGTCCTCAGCTGCCGCCGCTGGCGACTCCGCCTCCTCGCACCACCCCACCACCACCCTCCCCTTCTCCAAGCTTCTTAATCAT GTCATCCCATTGCTcaattcccttctcctcctcaaccagCTCAACCAGGTCGTCCTTGTTGCCACCGGCGTCAACTCCTGTGGCTACATCTACGACTCGGGAGACGGTGGAGGGGGATCAGCATGTGGGAGTGTGCCCGCCATCTGTTCGGAGATTCTTCGTAGGTTGGAGGAGTTTGTGGTCAAGGACCGGCTCCAGGGGAAGAGCCCCGACATGGTGGTCGCCACTGGTGTATCTTCCTTGCTCTCTGGATCGCTCTCTCTTGCACTGTGCT ATATACAGAGGGTTTTCAGATCCAGAGCTCGACATCCACAGCCTCGG ATTTTATGCCTGCAGGGATCTCCAGATGGACCCGAACA ATATGTTGCAGTAATGAATGCAATATTCTCAGCGCAGCGTTCCATG ATACCCATTGATTCCTGTGTCATGGGGGTTCAACACTCTGCTTTTCTTCAACAG GCTTCTTATATCACTGGTGGAGTTTATCTGAAACCACAGCAGTTGGATGGGCTATTTCAATACCTTTCG GCCGTTTTCGCAACTGATTTGCAGTCACGCAACTTTTTGCAACTTCCTAAACCTGCAGGAGTTGATTTTCGTGCTTC ATGTTTCTGCCACAAAAAGACAATTGACATGGGCTATGTATGTTCAGTTTGTTTGTCAATATTTTGCAAGCATCACAAGAAGTGTTCCACCTGTGG GTCTGATTTCAGTCAGGGGCCTACCGATGCTAATGCGTCATCGGATAGAAAGAGAAAGACTTCAGAGGTGCAGCCATGA
- the LOC135583264 gene encoding mitogen-activated protein kinase kinase kinase 1-like isoform X2: MTSFRIAGSIDGEVDSLYRTLGLSGPEDFAIPLLAWEARKVRSSSDLLHKRSPIFHTDSPTRQNPTLASQSRILVPDSSPTVCSSPSIEEATRRQDVEEATPVKNSCDSSMDQIAVADDEAVKNSCPSPISGGGDEGIQVVRPPVLTPTAILFSSQINSMLPTPPLALPPPPSMSLPAIDRMGSAWDIVRSFAPDEEAGEFGASPRKSSSLTVDVDEEDERDLIGQAVGEEEFEELRLGETLDGFTGMSSYSPMNDDDTHSMTTKTMFKISPNGKFKRKIKSWMRGVLLGSGSYGKVYEGISDDGVFFAIKEVLLLDQGINAPLQLEQEVALLSQFEHENIVQYYGTDKEESKLFIFLELVTQGSLASLYQKYHLRDTQVSAYTWQILHGLNYLHERNVVHRDIKCANILVHANGSVKLADFGLAKEITKFDMLKSCKGSVYWMAPEVVNPKKTYGPACDIWSLGCTVLEMLTRQIPYPSLEWTQALFKIGHGEQPPIPNYLSRDARDFISKCVKANPDDRPSASQLLEHPFVKRSLPISTDSKSSSHLHKEI, encoded by the exons atg ACGAGCTTCCGGATTGCGGGTAGCATCGATGGCGAGGTGGACAGTCTCTACCGAACCCTAGGCCTGTCCGGTCCTGAAGATTTCGCCATTCCTCTCCTTGCCTGGGAGGCTCGCAAGGTGCGATCATCCTCCGACCTCCTCCACAAGAGATCCCCGATTTTCCATACGGATAGCCCAACCCGTCAAAATCCCACCCTTGCATCTCAATCTCGCATCTTGGTGCCGGATTCATCTCCTACTGTTTGCTCTTCCCCGTCCATCGAAGAAGCCACAAGACGTCAGGATGTGGAGGAGGCCACACCTGTGAAAAATTCCTGTGATAGTTCCATGGATCAAATTGCAGTTGCGGATGATGAAGCTGTAAAGAATTCCTGTCCATCTCCTATATCTGGGGGAGGAGATGAAGGAATTCAAGTTGTTCGACCACCTGTTCTTACGCCTACAGCAATTCTTTTCTCGTCGCAGATAAATTCGATGCTGCCCACTCCCCCACTGGCGCTGCCGCCGCCTCCATCCATGTCACTGCCAGCCATTGACAGGATGGGCTCAGCTTGGGATATAGTTAGGTCTTTCGCTCCGGATGAGGAGGCTGGCGAATTTGGTGCAAGTCCAAGGAAGTCCTCAAGCTTAACCGTCGATGTGGATGAAGAGGACGAAAGAGATCTGATAGGACAAGCAGTTGGAGAGGAAGAGTTTGAGGAGCTGAGGTTAGGGGAGACCTTGGATGGCTTCACTGGGATGTCATCGTACTCGCCGATGAATGATGATGATACACATAGTATGACTACAAAAACGATGTTCAAAATCTCACCAAATGGAaagttcaagagaaaaatcaagtcatggatGCGAGGTGTTCTTCTAGGGAGTGGTTCCTATGGGAAGGTATATGAAGGAATCAGCGA TGATGGTGTATTTTTTGCTATCAAAGAAGTTTTGTTGCTCGACCAAGGAATTAATGCACCACTTCAACTTGAACAG GAGGTTGCACTTTTAAGCCAATTTGAACATGAAAACATAGTCCAGTATTATGGAACGGACAAG GAGGAGTCAAAACTGTTCATCTTCCTTGAACTTGTCACACAAGGTTCCCTTGCATCTCTATATCAGAAGTATCATCTACGAGATACCCAAGTTTCTGCATACACATGGCAGATTCTGCACGGTTTAAATTATCTTCATGAGCGAAATGTAGTGCACAG AGATATAAAATGTGCTAACATATTGGTTCATGCAAATGGTTCTGTAAAACTTGCTGATTTTGGATTGGCAAAGGAG ATAACTAAGTTCGACATGCTCAAATCGTGCAAAGGTAGTGTTTACTGGATGGCTCCTGAG GTTGTTAACCCTAAAAAGACATACGGACCTGCTTGTGATATATGGAGCCTTGGGTGCACTGTTCTAGAGATGCTGACACGACAGATTCCTTATCCTAGTCTTGAGTGG ACACAAGCTTTGTTTAAGATCGGCCACGGTGAACAGCCTCCTATACCAAACTACTTATCGAGAGATGCTCGCGATTTCATCAGCAAGTGTGTGAAAGCTAATCCAGATGATCGGCCATCTGCTTCACAATTACTAGAGCACCCATTTGTGAAGAGGTCACTGCCAATTTCTACTGATTCAAAGTCCTCTTCGCATCTTCACAAAGAAATTTAA
- the LOC135678665 gene encoding general transcription and DNA repair factor IIH subunit TFB4-like isoform X2 codes for MNAASAPSKLYSDDVSLIVVLLDANPFFWASSAAAAGDSASSHHPTTTLPFSKLLNHVIPLLNSLLLLNQLNQVVLVATGVNSCGYIYDSGDGGGGSACGSVPAICSEILRRLEEFVVKDRLQGKSPDMVVATGVSSLLSGSLSLALCYIQRVFRSRARHPQPRGSPDGPEQYVAVMNAIFSAQRSMIPIDSCVMGVQHSAFLQQASYITGGVYLKPQQLDGLFQYLSAVFATDLQSRNFLQLPKPAGVDFRASCFCHKKTIDMGYVCSVCLSIFCKHHKKCSTCGSDFSQGPTDANASSDRKRKTSEVQP; via the exons ATGAACGCCGCTTCTGCTCCTTCCAAGCTCTATTCTG ATGACGTCAGTCTCATCGTCGTCCTCCTCGATGCTAACCCCTTCTTCTGGGCGTCCTCAGCTGCCGCCGCTGGCGACTCCGCCTCCTCGCACCACCCCACCACCACCCTCCCCTTCTCCAAGCTTCTTAATCAT GTCATCCCATTGCTcaattcccttctcctcctcaaccagCTCAACCAGGTCGTCCTTGTTGCCACCGGCGTCAACTCCTGTGGCTACATCTACGACTCGGGAGACGGTGGAGGGGGATCAGCATGTGGGAGTGTGCCCGCCATCTGTTCGGAGATTCTTCGTAGGTTGGAGGAGTTTGTGGTCAAGGACCGGCTCCAGGGGAAGAGCCCCGACATGGTGGTCGCCACTGGTGTATCTTCCTTGCTCTCTGGATCGCTCTCTCTTGCACTGTGCT ATATACAGAGGGTTTTCAGATCCAGAGCTCGACATCCACAGCCTCGG GGATCTCCAGATGGACCCGAACA ATATGTTGCAGTAATGAATGCAATATTCTCAGCGCAGCGTTCCATG ATACCCATTGATTCCTGTGTCATGGGGGTTCAACACTCTGCTTTTCTTCAACAG GCTTCTTATATCACTGGTGGAGTTTATCTGAAACCACAGCAGTTGGATGGGCTATTTCAATACCTTTCG GCCGTTTTCGCAACTGATTTGCAGTCACGCAACTTTTTGCAACTTCCTAAACCTGCAGGAGTTGATTTTCGTGCTTC ATGTTTCTGCCACAAAAAGACAATTGACATGGGCTATGTATGTTCAGTTTGTTTGTCAATATTTTGCAAGCATCACAAGAAGTGTTCCACCTGTGG GTCTGATTTCAGTCAGGGGCCTACCGATGCTAATGCGTCATCGGATAGAAAGAGAAAGACTTCAGAGGTGCAGCCATGA
- the LOC135678664 gene encoding transcription initiation factor IIB-like: MGDAYCPDCKRGTEVVLDHSAGDTVCSECGLVLESHSVDETSEWRTFANESGDNDPVRVGGPTNPLLADGGLSTVISKPNGAQGDFLSSSLGRWQNRGSNPDRSLILAFKTIATMADRLGLVATIKDRANEIYKKVEDLKSVRGRNQDAILAACLYIACRQEDKPRTVKEICSVANGATKKEIGRAKEFIVKQLEVEMGQSMEMGTIHAGDFLRRFCSHLGMTNQAVKAAQEAVQKSEELDIRRSPISIAAAVIYMITQLSDDKKPLKDISLATGVAEGTIKNSYKDLYPYASRIIPTFFAKEEDLKNLCSP; this comes from the exons ATGGGGGACGCGTACTGCCCGGACTGCAAGCGGGGGACGGAGGTGGTGCTCGACCACTCGGCGGGGGACACGGTGTGCTCCGAGTGCGGGCTGGTGCTGGAGTCGCACTCCGTCGACGAGACCTCCGAGTGGCGGACCTTCGCTAACGAGTCCGGCGACAATGACCCTGTCCGAGTCGGCGGGCCCACCAACCCCCTCCTTGCCGACGGCGGCctctccaccgtcatctccaagcCCAACGGCGCCCAGGGCGATTTCCTATCCTCCTCCCTCGGCCGATGGCAGAACCGTGGATCCAACCCCGACCGATCCCTCATCCTCGCCTTCAAGACCATCGCCACCATGGCCGACAG GTTGGGTCTTGTTGCGACTATCAAG GATCGAGCCAATGAGATATATAAGAAAGTTGAAGATCTTAAGTCTGTTAGAGGACGAAATCAAGATGCAATTTTGGCTGCTTGTCTATACATTGCTTGTCGGCAGGAGGACAAGCCTCGTACTGTAAAAG AGATTTGTTCTGTTGCCAATGGTGCTACAAAGAAGGAAATAGGTCGGGCCAAAGAGTTCATTGTCAAACAGCTTGAAGTTGAGATGGGGCAATCTATGGAGATGGGTACAATTCATGCAGGAGATTTCTTG AGGCGGTTCTGTTCACATCTTGGCATGACTAACCAAGCAGTTAAAGCGGCTCAAGAAGCAGTTCAAAAATCAGAGGAACTTGATATTCG GAGGAGTCCCATCTCAATTGCAGCAGCTGTTATTTACATGATAACCCAGTTGTCTGATGACAAGAAGCCCCTCAAAG ATATATCCCTTGCAACCGGTGTGGCAGAAGGGACCATAAAGAACTCCTATAAAGATCTTTATCCTTATGCTTCGAGGATCATTCCTACCTTTTTCGCCAAGGAGGAGGATCTAAAGAACCTTTGCAGTCCGTAA
- the LOC135680129 gene encoding uncharacterized protein LOC135680129 translates to MGNHRGTHHHHISSFNPSCCFRPSPTEDTPKRSAPTDKTSYSSSHSKQKRLFRIGSLSFTLSSPRISWMGQIKRCRPSSHDSSSSSSSSSATTSSTRSGSWSSRGSSKLIRITKVLLGRSASPPVSPGEGADDHSASGVSISVVDMDPPLPVLRRAARSEESNSLWERRCGGAALRGLQTQLPQQQLCAVVF, encoded by the coding sequence ATGGGCAACCACCGCGGCACTCACCACCACCACATAAGCTCCTTCAACCCCTCATGCTGCTTCAGACCTTCCCCAACAGAAGACACCCCAAAGAGATCAGCTCCGACTGACAAAACCTCTTACTCCTCTTCTCACTCGAAGCAGAAGCGCCTGTTCCGCATCGGCTCCTTGTCCTTCACCCTGTCGTCGCCGCGAATCAGCTGGATGGGCCAGATAAAGAGATGCAGGCCATCTTCTCacgactcctcctcctcctcctcctcctcatcagccACCACTTCGTCAACCAGGAGTGGTTCTTGGTCTTCCAGGGGGAGCAGCAAGTTAATAAGGATCACAAAGGTTCTCCTGGGGAGGAGTGCAAGCCCTCCGGTATCCCCGGGGGAAGGAGCTGACGACCACAGTGCGTCCGGAGTTAGCATCAGCGTTGTCGACATGGACCCGCCGCTCCCGGTGCTGAGGCGAGCTGCAAGGAGTGAGGAATCGAACAGTTTGTGGGAGAGGAGATGTGGCGGAGCTGCACTCAGGGGCCTCCAGACTCAGCTGCCGCAGCAGCAACTCTGTGCTGTGGTGTTCTAG
- the LOC135583264 gene encoding mitogen-activated protein kinase kinase kinase 1-like isoform X1 gives MLFLGRKEGAFRLGRGGMDSKQQQQQRQKQEEEGRQRRLERRNAAKNFEYGMAAGGVSWSSSSSSSCSSYHALSNDSAALRPTRSLDLPFSNQTSFRIAGSIDGEVDSLYRTLGLSGPEDFAIPLLAWEARKVRSSSDLLHKRSPIFHTDSPTRQNPTLASQSRILVPDSSPTVCSSPSIEEATRRQDVEEATPVKNSCDSSMDQIAVADDEAVKNSCPSPISGGGDEGIQVVRPPVLTPTAILFSSQINSMLPTPPLALPPPPSMSLPAIDRMGSAWDIVRSFAPDEEAGEFGASPRKSSSLTVDVDEEDERDLIGQAVGEEEFEELRLGETLDGFTGMSSYSPMNDDDTHSMTTKTMFKISPNGKFKRKIKSWMRGVLLGSGSYGKVYEGISDDGVFFAIKEVLLLDQGINAPLQLEQEVALLSQFEHENIVQYYGTDKEESKLFIFLELVTQGSLASLYQKYHLRDTQVSAYTWQILHGLNYLHERNVVHRDIKCANILVHANGSVKLADFGLAKEITKFDMLKSCKGSVYWMAPEVVNPKKTYGPACDIWSLGCTVLEMLTRQIPYPSLEWTQALFKIGHGEQPPIPNYLSRDARDFISKCVKANPDDRPSASQLLEHPFVKRSLPISTDSKSSSHLHKEI, from the exons ATGTTGTTCCTCGGCCGTAAAGAAGGCGCCTTTCGATTGGGGCGCGGGGGGATGGActcgaagcagcagcagcagcagcggcagaagcaggaggaggagggaCGACAGCGACGGCTGGAGCGGCGCAACGCCGCCAAGAACTTCGAGTACGGGATGGCTGCCGGTGGCGTCTCatggtcctcctcctcctcctcttcctgttcTTCTTATCATGCCTTGTCGAACGACTCGGCCGCTCTTCGGCCCACCCGTTCACTCGACCTTCCTTTCTCCAACCAGACGAGCTTCCGGATTGCGGGTAGCATCGATGGCGAGGTGGACAGTCTCTACCGAACCCTAGGCCTGTCCGGTCCTGAAGATTTCGCCATTCCTCTCCTTGCCTGGGAGGCTCGCAAGGTGCGATCATCCTCCGACCTCCTCCACAAGAGATCCCCGATTTTCCATACGGATAGCCCAACCCGTCAAAATCCCACCCTTGCATCTCAATCTCGCATCTTGGTGCCGGATTCATCTCCTACTGTTTGCTCTTCCCCGTCCATCGAAGAAGCCACAAGACGTCAGGATGTGGAGGAGGCCACACCTGTGAAAAATTCCTGTGATAGTTCCATGGATCAAATTGCAGTTGCGGATGATGAAGCTGTAAAGAATTCCTGTCCATCTCCTATATCTGGGGGAGGAGATGAAGGAATTCAAGTTGTTCGACCACCTGTTCTTACGCCTACAGCAATTCTTTTCTCGTCGCAGATAAATTCGATGCTGCCCACTCCCCCACTGGCGCTGCCGCCGCCTCCATCCATGTCACTGCCAGCCATTGACAGGATGGGCTCAGCTTGGGATATAGTTAGGTCTTTCGCTCCGGATGAGGAGGCTGGCGAATTTGGTGCAAGTCCAAGGAAGTCCTCAAGCTTAACCGTCGATGTGGATGAAGAGGACGAAAGAGATCTGATAGGACAAGCAGTTGGAGAGGAAGAGTTTGAGGAGCTGAGGTTAGGGGAGACCTTGGATGGCTTCACTGGGATGTCATCGTACTCGCCGATGAATGATGATGATACACATAGTATGACTACAAAAACGATGTTCAAAATCTCACCAAATGGAaagttcaagagaaaaatcaagtcatggatGCGAGGTGTTCTTCTAGGGAGTGGTTCCTATGGGAAGGTATATGAAGGAATCAGCGA TGATGGTGTATTTTTTGCTATCAAAGAAGTTTTGTTGCTCGACCAAGGAATTAATGCACCACTTCAACTTGAACAG GAGGTTGCACTTTTAAGCCAATTTGAACATGAAAACATAGTCCAGTATTATGGAACGGACAAG GAGGAGTCAAAACTGTTCATCTTCCTTGAACTTGTCACACAAGGTTCCCTTGCATCTCTATATCAGAAGTATCATCTACGAGATACCCAAGTTTCTGCATACACATGGCAGATTCTGCACGGTTTAAATTATCTTCATGAGCGAAATGTAGTGCACAG AGATATAAAATGTGCTAACATATTGGTTCATGCAAATGGTTCTGTAAAACTTGCTGATTTTGGATTGGCAAAGGAG ATAACTAAGTTCGACATGCTCAAATCGTGCAAAGGTAGTGTTTACTGGATGGCTCCTGAG GTTGTTAACCCTAAAAAGACATACGGACCTGCTTGTGATATATGGAGCCTTGGGTGCACTGTTCTAGAGATGCTGACACGACAGATTCCTTATCCTAGTCTTGAGTGG ACACAAGCTTTGTTTAAGATCGGCCACGGTGAACAGCCTCCTATACCAAACTACTTATCGAGAGATGCTCGCGATTTCATCAGCAAGTGTGTGAAAGCTAATCCAGATGATCGGCCATCTGCTTCACAATTACTAGAGCACCCATTTGTGAAGAGGTCACTGCCAATTTCTACTGATTCAAAGTCCTCTTCGCATCTTCACAAAGAAATTTAA
- the LOC135680128 gene encoding patatin-like protein 2: MAEDPTADTTDGIDSNPAPAPGKLVTVLSIDGGGVRGLIPATILAFLESKLQELDGPDARIADYFDVIAGTSTGGLVTTMLTAPNNDGRPLFAAKDIIQFFLDNSPKFFPQKKAGIVWNLFDAATGPKYDGKFLHSKIQELLGDTKLSQTLTNIVIPTFDIKLLQPIVFSTFETKYTPLKDALLSDICIGTSAAPTYLPGHYFQTEDHQGGTREFNLVDGGVAANNPTLTAMSQVTKEILMENADFFPIKPADSGRFLVISLGTGSNKQEGKFSAQESAKWGLLEWLYNKGSTPIIDIFFQASADMVDIHVPVLFRALHSEEHYLRIQDDTLVGDASSVDISTRENLEKLVEMGNELLKKPASRANLENGTFEPCEAEETNEEALSRFAQRLSGERKLRNCFKLLR; the protein is encoded by the exons ATGGCCGAAGATCCAACTGCAGACACCACTGATGGCATCGACTCTAACCCTGCACCTGCTCCGGGGAAGCTGGTCACAGTTCTAAGCATAGATGGAGGAGGTGTGCGCGGGCTTATCCCCGCAACCATCCTCGCCTTCCTCGAATCCAAGCTCCAA GAACTCGACGGACCGGATGCAAGAATCGCAGACTATTTTGATGTGATTGCTGGAACGAGCACCGGAGGCCTCGTTACTACGATGCTTACGGCACCCAATAACGACGGCCGGCCGCTCTTTGCTGCAAAGGATATCATTCAGTTTTTTCTGGATAATAGCCCCAAGTTTTTCCCGCAAAAGAA AGCTGGTATCGTGTGGAACTTGTTTGACGCAGCCACTGGACCCAAGTACGACGGCAAGTTTCTGCACTCCAAGATTCAAGAACTGCTCGGTGACACGAAGCTTAGCCAAACCCTAACCAACATAGTCATTCCCACTTTCGACATCAAGCTTCTGCAGCCCATCGTCTTCTCGACCTTTGAG ACGAAGTACACACCGTTGAAGGACGCTCTCCTGTCGGACATTTGCATCGGTACGTCTGCAGCACCAACTTATCTTCCTGGTCATTACTTCCAGACGGAAGACCATCAAGGGGGCACTCGGGAGTTCAACCTCGTCGACGGTGGTGTGGCTGCAAACAACCCG ACTTTAACTGCGATGAGCCAAGTGACGAAGGAGATCTTGATGGAGAATGCGGACTTCTTTCCGATCAAGCCGGCGGACTCCGGCAGGTTCCTCGTCATCTCTCTGGGGACTGGTTCTAACAAGCAAGAGGGGAAATTTAGCGCGCAAGAGAGCGCCAAGTGGGGCTTGCTCGAGTGGCTGTACAACAAGGGAAGCACTCCTATCATCGACATCTTCTTTCAGGCGAGTGCAGACATGGTGGACATCCACGTACCTGTTCTCTTTCGAGCACTCCACTCCGAGGAGCATTACCTACGCATACAG GATGATACTTTGGTCGGCGACGCCTCGTCGGTGGACATCTCGACGAGGGAGAACTTGGAGAAGCTGGTGGAGATGGGCAACGAGCTGCTTAAGAAGCCAGCGTCGAGGGCGAACTTAGAGAATGGAACGTTCGAGCCATGTGAAGCAGAGGAAACGAACGAAGAAGCCCTCTCTCGTTTCGCCCAGAGGCTCTCCGGTGAAAGAAAGCTGAGGAACTGTTTCAAGTTACTGAGATGA
- the LOC135583264 gene encoding mitogen-activated protein kinase kinase kinase 1-like isoform X3 — protein sequence MLFLGRKEGAFRLGRGGMDSKQQQQQRQKQEEEGRQRRLERRNAAKNFEYGMAAGGVSWSSSSSSSCSSYHALSNDSAALRPTRSLDLPFSNQTSFRIAGSIDGEVDSLYRTLGLSGPEDFAIPLLAWEARKINSMLPTPPLALPPPPSMSLPAIDRMGSAWDIVRSFAPDEEAGEFGASPRKSSSLTVDVDEEDERDLIGQAVGEEEFEELRLGETLDGFTGMSSYSPMNDDDTHSMTTKTMFKISPNGKFKRKIKSWMRGVLLGSGSYGKVYEGISDDGVFFAIKEVLLLDQGINAPLQLEQEVALLSQFEHENIVQYYGTDKEESKLFIFLELVTQGSLASLYQKYHLRDTQVSAYTWQILHGLNYLHERNVVHRDIKCANILVHANGSVKLADFGLAKEITKFDMLKSCKGSVYWMAPEVVNPKKTYGPACDIWSLGCTVLEMLTRQIPYPSLEWTQALFKIGHGEQPPIPNYLSRDARDFISKCVKANPDDRPSASQLLEHPFVKRSLPISTDSKSSSHLHKEI from the exons ATGTTGTTCCTCGGCCGTAAAGAAGGCGCCTTTCGATTGGGGCGCGGGGGGATGGActcgaagcagcagcagcagcagcggcagaagcaggaggaggagggaCGACAGCGACGGCTGGAGCGGCGCAACGCCGCCAAGAACTTCGAGTACGGGATGGCTGCCGGTGGCGTCTCatggtcctcctcctcctcctcttcctgttcTTCTTATCATGCCTTGTCGAACGACTCGGCCGCTCTTCGGCCCACCCGTTCACTCGACCTTCCTTTCTCCAACCAGACGAGCTTCCGGATTGCGGGTAGCATCGATGGCGAGGTGGACAGTCTCTACCGAACCCTAGGCCTGTCCGGTCCTGAAGATTTCGCCATTCCTCTCCTTGCCTGGGAGGCTCGCAAG ATAAATTCGATGCTGCCCACTCCCCCACTGGCGCTGCCGCCGCCTCCATCCATGTCACTGCCAGCCATTGACAGGATGGGCTCAGCTTGGGATATAGTTAGGTCTTTCGCTCCGGATGAGGAGGCTGGCGAATTTGGTGCAAGTCCAAGGAAGTCCTCAAGCTTAACCGTCGATGTGGATGAAGAGGACGAAAGAGATCTGATAGGACAAGCAGTTGGAGAGGAAGAGTTTGAGGAGCTGAGGTTAGGGGAGACCTTGGATGGCTTCACTGGGATGTCATCGTACTCGCCGATGAATGATGATGATACACATAGTATGACTACAAAAACGATGTTCAAAATCTCACCAAATGGAaagttcaagagaaaaatcaagtcatggatGCGAGGTGTTCTTCTAGGGAGTGGTTCCTATGGGAAGGTATATGAAGGAATCAGCGA TGATGGTGTATTTTTTGCTATCAAAGAAGTTTTGTTGCTCGACCAAGGAATTAATGCACCACTTCAACTTGAACAG GAGGTTGCACTTTTAAGCCAATTTGAACATGAAAACATAGTCCAGTATTATGGAACGGACAAG GAGGAGTCAAAACTGTTCATCTTCCTTGAACTTGTCACACAAGGTTCCCTTGCATCTCTATATCAGAAGTATCATCTACGAGATACCCAAGTTTCTGCATACACATGGCAGATTCTGCACGGTTTAAATTATCTTCATGAGCGAAATGTAGTGCACAG AGATATAAAATGTGCTAACATATTGGTTCATGCAAATGGTTCTGTAAAACTTGCTGATTTTGGATTGGCAAAGGAG ATAACTAAGTTCGACATGCTCAAATCGTGCAAAGGTAGTGTTTACTGGATGGCTCCTGAG GTTGTTAACCCTAAAAAGACATACGGACCTGCTTGTGATATATGGAGCCTTGGGTGCACTGTTCTAGAGATGCTGACACGACAGATTCCTTATCCTAGTCTTGAGTGG ACACAAGCTTTGTTTAAGATCGGCCACGGTGAACAGCCTCCTATACCAAACTACTTATCGAGAGATGCTCGCGATTTCATCAGCAAGTGTGTGAAAGCTAATCCAGATGATCGGCCATCTGCTTCACAATTACTAGAGCACCCATTTGTGAAGAGGTCACTGCCAATTTCTACTGATTCAAAGTCCTCTTCGCATCTTCACAAAGAAATTTAA